In Candidatus Neomarinimicrobiota bacterium, the following proteins share a genomic window:
- a CDS encoding sigma-54-dependent Fis family transcriptional regulator, with protein MYFENNRTDTLQRKFGILGQSAGVQSMLETIEQVAPTDISVLIAGESGSGKELVASALHKHSRRAHKPFVIVNCGAIPAGIIESELFGHKKGAFTGAQSDRKGYFQAADGGTIFLDEIGETPLETQVKLLRVLEQGEFLPVGSSASMRVDVRIVAASNRNLEKEVDSGSFRKDLFYRLKAITITVPSLRDRRDDIPILANKFAADCAIRNQILFKGFSDGALKVMSQHRWPGNIRELKNFIESMVILEKGGVIKTEVIYRYLNAESSPTELNPLLPVKLDRSVDQAERELILQQLFMLRREIAEMKGLIDQRLAPRPAGESNGEEYNPALEVLPDDHNKEIHGDDTPAILNPQMLGTLTAAQVEKELITRSLERFNFNKRKTAQALQMAERTLYRKIKEYEIVKEN; from the coding sequence ATGTATTTTGAAAATAATCGTACTGACACTTTACAGCGGAAATTTGGAATCCTGGGACAATCTGCTGGGGTGCAATCCATGTTGGAAACCATTGAGCAGGTCGCGCCAACAGATATTTCTGTCTTGATTGCAGGTGAAAGTGGATCCGGTAAGGAACTCGTCGCCTCTGCACTTCACAAGCATTCCAGACGGGCACATAAACCCTTTGTCATTGTAAACTGTGGAGCCATCCCAGCCGGGATCATCGAAAGTGAGCTATTTGGCCACAAGAAGGGCGCTTTCACCGGGGCTCAGAGTGATAGGAAGGGCTATTTCCAGGCTGCTGATGGGGGAACTATCTTTCTGGATGAAATTGGAGAAACACCCCTTGAGACTCAGGTAAAATTGTTACGAGTCCTCGAGCAGGGTGAATTCCTGCCTGTGGGTTCATCAGCATCAATGAGAGTCGATGTGCGCATTGTGGCTGCTTCAAATCGCAACCTTGAAAAAGAGGTTGACTCCGGTTCATTTCGGAAAGATTTGTTCTACAGGTTGAAGGCAATTACTATTACAGTACCATCATTAAGAGACAGGCGTGATGATATACCAATTCTCGCTAATAAATTTGCAGCTGATTGCGCCATTCGAAATCAAATTTTATTTAAAGGCTTCTCAGACGGTGCCTTAAAGGTGATGAGTCAACATCGCTGGCCAGGCAATATTCGTGAATTAAAGAATTTTATTGAGAGTATGGTTATTCTTGAAAAAGGTGGTGTTATAAAGACTGAGGTCATTTATCGGTATTTAAACGCTGAATCAAGCCCGACTGAGCTTAACCCCTTGCTCCCGGTTAAACTGGATAGAAGTGTTGATCAGGCAGAGCGGGAGCTGATTCTTCAACAGCTGTTTATGCTTAGACGTGAAATTGCAGAGATGAAGGGTCTCATTGATCAAAGGTTAGCGCCTCGCCCAGCTGGAGAAAGTAATGGTGAAGAATACAATCCTGCTCTGGAAGTCTTGCCCGATGATCATAACAAAGAAATACATGGTGATGATACACCTGCCATCCTCAATCCTCAGATGCTGGGAACACTTACAGCGGCCCAGGTTGAGAAAGAACTCATCACGCGTAGCCTGGAGCGATTCAACTTCAACAAGCGCAAAACAGCACAAGCATTGCAAATGGCAGAACGAACTCTCTACAGAAAGATAAAAGAGTATGAAATTGTTAAAGAAAATTAG
- the uvrB gene encoding excinuclease ABC subunit UvrB → MMAEFKLITDYSPSGDQPEAIEELVGGIKSGAPFQTLLGVTGSGKTYTVANVIQAVQKPTLIVSHNKTLAAQLYGEFKSFFPENAVEYFISYYDYYQPEAYLPVTDTFIEKDMSMNEEIDKLRLKATSALLSRKDVIVVASVSCIYGLGDPQEYKKSLVIINKGQSYNQRDLMRKLVDIYYERNDVNFMRGKFRVRGDVLEIFPAYNENAIRIEFWGNQVTDIMTIDPLTGEVVSEDDVCVVYPARHFVTSDEHISKALHHIEEELKEQVQEFRINNQLLEAQRIEQRTKFDMEMLREVGHCSGIENYSRHLTDRKPGERPFTLLDFFPDDFLMIIDESHVTLPQFRGMYNGDYSRKRNLVDYGFRLPSALDNRPLKINEFEDSMNQVIFTTATPSDYELEKSDGVVIEQVIRPTGLLDPVIDLRSSEGQIDDLMEEINKRVEKKERVLVVTLTKRMSEDLTDYLTNYHLRVRYLHSEIDSIKRISILRDLRLGEFDVLVGINLLREGLDLPEVSLVAIIDADKEGFLRSKTSLMQIAGRAARHANGKVILYADKLTASMQYLIDTTQQRRERQIAYNKEHGIVPITIYKTKEEIMGITGVADAMHSKEEAIRESLKKYDTDYITGELLDTMRQDMLRAAESLDFEKAAMIRDEIKKVENEMKR, encoded by the coding sequence ATTATGGCAGAATTTAAACTAATTACTGATTATTCACCAAGCGGTGATCAACCTGAGGCAATCGAAGAACTTGTAGGTGGAATAAAATCCGGTGCGCCCTTCCAAACCTTATTGGGTGTCACAGGTAGTGGCAAAACCTATACCGTTGCAAATGTGATTCAAGCAGTTCAAAAACCCACACTCATCGTTTCTCACAACAAAACCCTGGCAGCGCAATTGTATGGGGAGTTCAAATCTTTTTTTCCTGAGAACGCGGTGGAGTATTTCATATCGTACTATGACTATTACCAACCCGAAGCTTATTTACCAGTGACAGATACGTTTATCGAGAAAGATATGTCGATGAATGAGGAGATAGACAAGTTGCGGCTGAAGGCAACCAGTGCTCTGCTCTCTCGTAAAGATGTGATTGTAGTGGCATCTGTGTCTTGTATATATGGTTTAGGCGATCCACAGGAGTATAAAAAGTCTCTTGTAATCATTAATAAGGGTCAGAGCTACAATCAACGCGATCTCATGCGCAAATTGGTTGATATCTATTATGAGCGTAATGATGTTAATTTTATGCGTGGCAAATTCAGGGTGAGAGGAGATGTCCTCGAGATCTTCCCAGCCTACAATGAAAATGCGATTCGGATAGAGTTTTGGGGCAATCAGGTCACAGATATTATGACCATTGATCCCCTTACCGGTGAAGTGGTTTCAGAAGATGATGTCTGTGTTGTATATCCAGCCAGGCATTTTGTTACCTCTGACGAGCATATCAGCAAAGCTTTGCATCATATTGAAGAGGAACTCAAGGAGCAGGTGCAAGAATTTCGCATAAATAACCAGTTACTTGAAGCACAGCGCATTGAACAACGCACCAAATTCGATATGGAAATGCTAAGAGAAGTAGGGCATTGTTCCGGCATTGAGAATTATAGCCGCCACCTCACGGATCGCAAACCTGGTGAAAGACCCTTTACCTTACTGGACTTTTTTCCTGATGATTTTCTCATGATAATTGATGAGTCGCATGTGACGCTGCCTCAATTCCGAGGGATGTACAATGGAGACTATTCACGAAAACGGAATTTGGTGGACTATGGGTTCCGCCTCCCATCGGCACTTGATAACAGACCCCTGAAGATTAACGAATTTGAAGATTCTATGAATCAGGTCATTTTTACAACGGCTACCCCATCTGATTATGAGTTGGAAAAATCGGATGGGGTGGTGATCGAACAGGTGATTCGGCCCACGGGTCTGCTGGATCCTGTCATCGATTTGCGATCCAGTGAGGGTCAGATTGACGATCTCATGGAGGAAATCAATAAGCGAGTTGAAAAAAAAGAGCGCGTTCTGGTGGTCACACTCACCAAACGCATGTCTGAGGATTTGACGGACTATCTCACCAACTATCATTTGCGTGTTCGATATCTCCATTCTGAGATTGACAGCATTAAGCGTATATCTATTCTCAGAGATTTACGTCTTGGAGAATTTGATGTTCTGGTGGGTATTAACCTTTTAAGAGAAGGTCTGGACCTGCCAGAAGTATCTCTGGTCGCCATTATTGATGCAGATAAAGAAGGATTTCTCCGCAGTAAAACATCGCTGATGCAGATAGCCGGGCGAGCAGCTCGACATGCCAATGGAAAAGTCATCCTGTATGCAGATAAACTAACAGCCAGTATGCAGTACTTGATCGATACCACCCAACAACGGCGAGAAAGACAAATAGCCTACAATAAAGAACACGGCATTGTCCCAATTACCATATATAAGACAAAAGAAGAAATAATGGGGATTACCGGGGTTGCAGACGCCATGCATAGCAAGGAAGAGGCCATTCGAGAAAGCCTGAAAAAATATGATACTGATTACATTACAGGTGAGCTGCTTGATACAATGAGACAGGATATGCTAAGAGCCGCGGAAAGTCTGGATTTTGAAAAAGCGGCCATGATCCGTGATGAGATTAAAAAGGTTGAAAATGAGATGAAACGATAA